Proteins co-encoded in one Plasmodium berghei ANKA genome assembly, chromosome: 11 genomic window:
- a CDS encoding actin-like protein, putative, with product MAQYNDVSSIVIDLGFENIKLGYSGDENPKNVFSSNVGIPLDLDEKIKNEVYKKCLCTKDEFYKFNLIYPLFYLQPRENIKLKNCLYIDDKNNFNVNEDVLEKILFMNINGDRSVYKLMQNRIKGFIGNKLYKQTDTGNEYIDGDNINENDKNYTEVINNIQIDSEKNNYKHITNETNNLTSTLKEWNEENCYFDLDIIENSHIDICGIKNMLNKYNNVSCGLNENMGNFPYVFSLPNKRNKKIKTKIAELLFEKYEIPAIYFNSKSILTGFAYNKKVCSVVDVGSCYSDFSICNDGIIDDKNYNIYNIGGTSVDMFLEELLQKYNNSSLVPYYESSKEKNMHTNKKASYNSDNVHIDYYTKAKYIPLRDLKCYLCEVANSENEINKAKNITFNEHVDIYILPDGQNINITKFTNIACEIFFTPSLLNDTTINSHLNNLYTKDKTFEGIPITLFNMLQNIKSIDHRQELLNNIILTGSSTLFQNFNERFINEFANLDMLNNTNFQNYQVLNNGKEFKKYSSWKGGSILSSFKSFNSFFVTRKEYEEFGFEIVNRKC from the coding sequence atggCTCAATACAACGACGTTTCTAGTATAGTTATTGATTTGGGATTTGAAAATATCAAACTTGGTTATTCAGGAGATGAAAATcctaaaaatgtttttagTTCAAATGTTGGAATCCCTTTAGATTtggatgaaaaaataaaaaatgaagtatataaaaaatgtttatgtACAAAAGATGAATTTTATAagtttaatttaatatatcccctattttatttacaacCACGTGAAAACATCAAactaaaaaattgtttatatatagatgataaaaataattttaatgttAATGAAGAtgttttagaaaaaatcctttttatgaatataaatggGGATAGATCAGTATATAAGTTAATGCAAAATAGGATCAAAGGTTTTATAGGTAACAAGTTATATAAGCAAACAGACACTggaaatgaatatattgatggcgataatattaatgaaaatgataaaaactATACTGAGGTAATAAATAACATCCAAATTGATtccgaaaaaaataattataaacatattactAATGAAACAAACAATTTAACGTCTACTTTAAAAGAATGGAATGAAgaaaattgttattttgaTCTTGATATAATTGAGAACAGTCATATCGATATTTGTggtattaaaaatatgttgaATAAGTATAATAATGTTAGTTGTGGGTTAAATGAAAACATGGGGAATTTCCCTTATGTATTTTCTTTACctaataaaagaaataagaaaattaaaacaaaaattgctgaattattatttgaaaaatatgaaatcccagctatttattttaattcaaAATCTATATTAACTGGATTTgcttataataaaaaagtatgCTCTGTTGTTGATGTTGGATCATGCTATAGTGATTTTTCGATATGTAATGACGGTATAattgatgataaaaattataatatatataatattgggGGTACAAGTGTAGATATGTTTTTAGAGGAGTTACTACAAAAGTATAATAATTCATCTCTTGTTCCATATTATGAATCTAGcaaggaaaaaaatatgcacacaaataaaaaagctAGCTATAACAGTGATAATGTTCATATTGATTATTATACCAAAGCAAAGTATATCCCTTTGAGAGatttaaaatgttatttatGTGAAGTAGCAAATagtgaaaatgaaataaataaagcaaaaaatataacatttaaCGAACATGtcgatatatatatattgccAGATGgacaaaatattaatatcaCAAAATTTACTAACATTGCTtgtgaaatatttttcacgccatcattattaaatgataCAACCATAAATAGccatttaaataatttgtatacAAAAGATAAAACTTTTGAAGGTATTCCTATTACATTATTTAACATGTTACAAAACATTAAGTCAATTGATCACAGACAAGAATtactaaataatattattttaacaGGATCTTCTACTTTATTccaaaattttaatgaaagGTTTATCAACGAATTTGCTAATTTAGATATGCTGAATAATACTAATTTCCAAAATTACCAAGTATTAAATAATGGCAAAGAATTTAAGAAATATTCTTCATGGAAAGGCGGAAGCATATTATCATCTTTTAAAAGCTTCAACTCTTTTTTTGTTACAAGAAAAGAGTATGAAGAATTTGGTTTTGAGATTGTAAATAGAAAATGCTaa
- a CDS encoding UDP-N-acetylglucosamine transporter, putative: MINGESHTVSCRNTCKNGENKKSVNNDNCSEKNEDKHKKNHDNNTEKREKESYENSILKATLFFILLAHTIIIYILIRIKKIKNINCKLKDKTIIFISEIVKFIISCFFYSKENQFNIKIIKNNLVNIIVNKKLYLIYLMLPSILYYIQNILFYISVSNLPIPLFQLLHQFRIFVVLIFTFLILKKKIKREKILSILFLFLSLISLKDYGINFTNYFIRQNYNATKHIDIFNIPTNHHNITKYKLLNQFNVLLFYYILEKKTLNKHVLKLPILLLLQKHEKKKFKKLYSETHSQNDFQRHNNQYYIKQLLQNNKNKDKTSETKTSMLKQFNINTDVIKNMNNNIIVGIISTFLITFISGFSSVFLEYVYINYKHSFWLQNLFLSFFTIIISLLTKNLTIYFDITKSQKKDETVKLQKSNRGDHEKRNEQNIKSLTYIPLEKTNYHIINKIIYYFYKYFNSFTEFIYVSILIFLNGIGGIITSVYIIYAGSFSKFFITPISLVFNIYISSIYFKDFEFTVNYLVSLVFVFFSLYLFFKDSLKPVVNKPK; the protein is encoded by the coding sequence ATGATAAATGGCGAGTCACATACTGTAAGTTGTAGAAATACTTGTAAAAATggagaaaataaaaaatcagtaaataatgataactgttcagaaaaaaatgaagacaaacataaaaaaaatcatgataataatacagAAAAGAGAGAAAAAGAATCGTATGAAAATTCAATATTAAAAGCAacactattttttattttgttggctcatacaattataatttatatactgataagaataaaaaaaataaaaaatataaattgtaaattaaaagataaaactattatatttatatcagaaatagtaaaatttataatatcatgttttttttattcaaaagaaaatcaatttaatataaaaataataaaaaataatttagttaatataattgtaaataaaaaactatatcttatatatttaatgttaccaagtatattatattatatacaaaatattcttttttatatttcggTATCAAATCTTCCTATTCCTTTATTTCAGTTATTACATCAATTCAGAATATTTGtagttttaatatttacatttttaattttaaaaaaaaaaataaaaagggaaaaaattttatcaatactatttctatttttatcattgaTATCCCTCAAGGATTATGGCATAAATTTTACCAACTACTTTATAagacaaaattataatgcCACAAAAcatattgatatatttaatattccAACAAATCATcataatataacaaaatataaattattaaatcagtttaatgtattattattttattatattcttgaaaaaaaaacattgaATAAACATGTCTTAAAATTAcctatattattattattacaaaagcatgaaaaaaaaaaatttaaaaaactaTACAGTGAAACGCATTCCCAAAATGATTTCCAACGTCATAATaatcaatattatatcaaaCAACTTTTgcaaaataacaaaaataaagacAAAACTAGTGAAACAAAAACATCTATGTTAAAACAGTTTAATATCAACACtgatgtaataaaaaatatgaataataatataatagtaGGAATTATTTcgacatttttaataacattTATTAGTGGGTTCTCTAGTGTGTTTTTagaatatgtatatatcaATTATAAACATTCTTTTTGGctacaaaatttatttttatctttctttacaataataataagtttattaacaaaaaatttaaccatatattttgatatcacaaaatcacaaaaaaaagacgAAACCGTTAAACTGCAAAAGAGCAATCGAGGTGATCACGAAAAGAGAAATGAACAGAATATTAAATCACTTACATATATCCCTTtggaaaaaacaaattaccatattattaataaaataatttactatttttataaatattttaattcatttaccgaatttatttatgtttctatcctcatatttttaaatggtATAGGAGGAATCATAACAtctgtatatataatatacgCTGGAagtttttcaaaattttttattacaccAATTAGTTTGGTAttcaatatttatatatcttctatatattttaaagatTTTGAATTTACTGTTAATTATTTGGTTTCTTTagtatttgtatttttttctttgtatcttttttttaaagacaGTTTAAAACCAGTAGTTAATAAAcccaaataa
- a CDS encoding DNA mismatch repair protein MSH6, putative — MGEVNKGNTTGACSNKKQASILSFFKTQNNKIKKESSIKCNNDKSCEEKESKEKESKIDILNNFVCPKIDENSFGNSKAMDSDRKGDIFSSTSNFDGCEKINNNKNSDSVKYENNGYMMDNAEISTEEDIIVKKKRKIILDSSYDEYYGSDSNDQKKKKNFVKNEGVDHKLKNLLYDANKKGEDILINSNKEDDNNNTDIKYVQRKKVEDNKKSQELDYLRNKFLNLPITLNNDKFRLYIEQYFLYCNSFEFPKWIQPQYIRDINLNPPDNPNYDSSTIWTPPQDHQWAIEYKQAHYTPGMQQFWKIKSKNFDKIIFFKMGRFYEIFYIDACIMHTICGLNWMNGEQKPHLGFPEQSLHLYAKKVINSGHKVVVIEQMETPKELEQRNKTSSGPKDKAIKREINEIYTKGTILHDNMLSAETKYIICFHFDDIEDIEDDNNTGSQNRCNFGFVVSDVATSYISVGYCNDDESRIELRTLLAQLCPAEILYCSKNISKEVLSIFKNIPTCPELTSVNSFPNIIASLDEVNKYFENIPKALEAYKEQNSVICAFGGFIVYLRSLLLDKKILKFCKIEFYDLFKKDNYMVLDATALKHLEILETQSGETKNSLYDYVNKTCTNFGARNMRRWVCSPLLNCDKINQRLDVVEFLRKNDHILSLIRLKLKKLPDIERLLNKICIQASQSERGAVFFDNIVNTKLKEFVTFLNAFKEIDNMLIEINSIDNEEDLIPTRLFEITNTYNKISKNNIKGNYPEIDKITNEFLEKIYFDGEKEYKPAEGCDEAIDAINKKEKDIEKELNNILVDMKKNFKIPNLKYVHAKYKYEIECPDNVPKSFLKEVEITSVKKGFIRIQNEEIKNLVEMLEDIEQEKKDAIYPFFQKIFHLFYEHYEKYISACRLISELDCLQAFAYVALNTSFPLTRPILHFMECENTMDNKSEDPNYRYDLNCEIEKDRKMGSEHASKEKKPFLILENNIHPVVATLMPNFIPNNIYMGCDKEKETTLLLTGPNMGGKSTLLRQTAISVILAQIGAFVPSTYCELTIVDKIFTRLGSSDNLFEGKSTFLVELEDISNLLKQSTKYSLAILDELGRGTSSFDGTAIALSTLEQISDTIKCRCIFSTHYHLLVEEVKHNTNISNYHMSLSIDDDQEKIIFLYKFIKGICPKSFGIHIAKLAGLPKEIIELAHEKSLLFENVTDEFCKIIKYKNIIRSLLKASDDTTLAGMFQKYKCEFT, encoded by the coding sequence atggGAGAGGTGAACAAGGGGAATACAACAGGAGCTTGCTCAAACAAAAAGCAAGCTTCAATTttaagtttttttaaaacacaaaataataaaataaaaaaggaaagcagtataaaatgtaataatgataaatcgtgtgaagaaaaagaaagtaaagaaaaagaaagcaaaattgatattttaaataattttgtttgcCCAAAGATAGATGAAAATTCATTTGGAAATAGTAAAGCTATGGATAGTGATAGAAAGGGTGATATTTTTAGTAGCACAAGTAATTTTGATGGatgtgaaaaaattaataataataaaaacagtGATTCTgttaaatatgaaaataatggaTATATGATGGATAATGCTGAGATTAGCACTGAAGAAGatataattgtaaaaaaaaaaagaaaaataattttggaTAGTTCTTATGATGAATATTATGGAAGTGATAGTAAtgatcaaaaaaaaaaaaaaaattttgtaaaaaatgaaggAGTTGATCataaattgaaaaatttattatatgatgcaaataaaaaaggagaagatattttaataaatagtaataaagaggatgataataataatacagatataaaatatgtacaaagaaaaaaagttgaagacaataaaaaatcacAAGAATTGGATTATTTAcgtaataaatttttaaatttaccTATTACATTGAATAATGACAAATTTagattatatatagaacaatattttttatattgtaaTTCTTTTGAATTTCCTAAATGGATACAACCACAATATATTCGggatattaatttaaatccTCCTGATAATCCAAACTATGATTCATCAACAATTTGGACACCCCCCCAGGATCATCAATGGGCTATTGAATATAAGCAAGCTCATTATACTCCTGGTATGCAACAAttttggaaaataaaatcaaaaaattttgataaaataattttttttaaaatgggtagattttatgaaatattttatattgatGCTTGTATTATGCATACAATATGTGGATTAAATTGGATGAATGGTGAACAAAAACCTCATTTAGGTTTTCCTGAACAATctttacatttatatgcgaaaaaagttataaatAGTGGGCATAAAGTTGTTGTAATAGAACAAATGGAAACCCCTAAAGAATTAGAACAACGAAATAAGACATCTTCGGGCCCTAAAGATAAAGCTATAAAAAGAGAAATAAATGAGATTTATACTAAAGGAACAATTTTACATGACAATATGTTATCGGCAGAAacgaaatatataatatgcttTCATTTTGATGATATAGAAGATATAGaagatgataataatacagGATCACAAAATCGATGTAATTTCGGATTCGTTGTAAGTGATGTAGCCACATCTTATATATCTGTTGGGTATTGTAATGATGATGAATCTCGAATTGAGTTAAGAACATTGTTGGCTCAACTATGCCCAGctgaaatattatattgttcaaaaaatataagtaaaGAAGTTTTgtctatttttaaaaatattccaaCATGTCCAGAATTAACTAGTGTAAATAGTTTTCCTAATATAATAGCTTCACTTGATgaagtaaataaatattttgaaaatattccTAAAGCTTTAGAAGCATATAAAGAACAAAATAGTGTTATATGCGCATTTGGTGgttttattgtttatttacGTTCTCTTTTGttggataaaaaaatattaaaattttgtaaaattgaattttatgatttatttaaaaaggaTAATTATATGGTTTTAGATGCAACAGCATTGAAGCATTTAGAAATTTTAGAAACTCAATCTGgagaaacaaaaaattctttatatgattatgtaaataaaacatgTACAAATTTTGGAGCGAGAAATATGAGAAGATGGGTATGTAGTCCTTTACTAAATtgtgataaaataaatcagAGATTAGATGTAGTTGAATTTTTGAGAAAAAATGATCATATATTATCTTTAATACGCTTgaaattaaagaaattaCCTGATATAGAAAggttattaaataaaatatgtatacaaGCATCGCAAAGTGAAAGAGGGgctgttttttttgataatattgtaaatacaaaattaaaagaatttgtcacatttttaaatgcatTTAAAGAAATAGATAATATGTTAATTGAAATTAACAGTATTGATAACGAAGAAGATCTAATACCTACTCGTTTATTTGAAATTacaaatacatataataaaatatctaaaaataatataaaaggTAATTATCCTgaaattgataaaataacTAATGAATTTCtagaaaaaatttattttgatggggaaaaagaatataaacCTGCTGAAGGATGTGATGAAGCTATTGAtgcaataaataaaaaagaaaaagacatagaaaaagaattaaataatatattagttgatatgaaaaaaaattttaaaataccAAATCTTAAATATGTGCatgcaaaatataaatatgaaatagaATGCCCTGATAATGTACctaaatcatttttaaaagaagtTGAAATTACATCTGTAAAAAAAGGATTTATAAGAATACAAAAtgaggaaataaaaaatttagttGAAATGCTAGAAGATATTGaacaagaaaaaaaagatgctatttatccattttttcaaaaaatatttcatctATTTTATGAgcattatgaaaaatatatatctgCATGTAGATTAATTTCTGAGTTGGATTGTTTACAAGCATTTGCTTATGTTGCATTAAATACTTCTTTTCCTTTAACTCGACcaattttacattttatgGAATGTGAAAATACAATGGATAATAAATCAGAAGATCCTAATTATAGATATGATTTAAATTGTGAAATTGAAAAAGATAGAAAAATGGGTTCTGAACATGCAtctaaagaaaaaaaaccatttttaattcttgaaaataatattcatcCTGTAGTTGCTACTTTAATGCCAAATTTTATtccaaataatatttatatgggatgtgataaagaaaaagaaactACTCTTTTATTAACAGGGCCTAACATGGGTGGTAAAAGTACATTACTTAGGCAAACTGCTATTTCAGTCATTTTAGCTCAAATCGGAGCGTTTGTTCCATCAACATATTGCGAATTGACAATTgttgataaaatatttacacGTTTAGGATCCAGtgataatttatttgaagGAAAAAGCACATTTCTTGTAGAACTAGAAGATATAtcaaatttgttaaaaCAAAGTACTAAATATAGTTTAGCAATTTTAGATGAATTGGGAAGGGGAACATCATCATTTGATGGAACTGCTATTGCATTATCTACTCTTGAACAAATTTCAGATACAATAAAATGTAGATGTATATTTTCAACacattatcatttattagTAGAAGAAGTTAAGCATAACACAAACATTTCAAACTATCATATGAGCTTAAGTATTGACGATGAtcaagaaaaaattatatttttgtataaatttataaaaggAATATGCCCTAAATCTTTTGGTATACATATAGCAAAATTAGCTGGATTGCCCAAAGAAATTATTGAGTTAGCACATGAAAAATCTTTACTTTTTGAAAATGTAACAGATGAgttttgtaaaattattaaatacaaaaatattattcgGTCATTGCTAAAGGCATCTGATGATACTACCTTAGCAGGCATGTTTCAAAAATACAAGTGCGAATTTACATAG
- a CDS encoding small ubiquitin-related modifier, putative codes for MADDNTAANNNGSTGTSQGEHIQVKVRSPDGAEVFFKIKRKTKLEKLMEVYCNRLGQSIEAVRFLYDGDRIHGENTPDQLGIEDGDVIDAMVQQTGGSL; via the exons ATGGCAGATGATAATACAGCagcaaataataatggaaGCACAGGGACTAGTCAAGGCGAACATATCCAGGTTAAAGTTCGATCACCTGATGGAGCAGaggttttttttaaaataaaaagaaaaacaaagTTGGAAAAATTAATGGAAGTTTATTGTAATCGTCTTGGTCAATCAATAGAAGCAG TCCGATTTTTATATGACGGTGATCGAATACATGGAGAAAACACACCTGATCAACTCGGAATTGAAGATGGTGATGTTATTGATGCAATGGTACAACAGACAGGGGGTAGTTTATAA
- a CDS encoding mediator of RNA polymerase II transcription subunit 11, putative, which yields METINDNHLNSLKRLKDISRIIEATLQQNNRIKGILANELYFRKKCEASIETIKNNTDEQECYRKVSKIFIRKPKSVLAKELDEELAEYNKYSPHLVDLRKKLVDKLANLKEQYLQAQEAIEKEASQAP from the exons atggaaacaataaatgataatcaTTTAAATTCCTTGAAAAGG ctGAAGGACATATCAAGAATAATTGAAGCCACATTACAGCAAAACAACAGAATAAAGGGCATTTTAGCAAATGAACTGTATTTTAGGAAAAAATGTGAAGCATCTATAGAAAct ataaAGAATAATACCGACGAACAAGAGTGCTATAGGAAGGTTTCGAAAAT CTTTATTAGGAAACCAAAGTCGGTTTTGGCAAAAGAACTTGATGAAGAGCTGGCCGAGTATAACAAATATAGCCCCCACCTAGTT gatttaagaaaaaaactAGTGGACAAATTGGCAAATTTGAAGGAACAGTATTTACAGGCCCAAGAAGCT ATTGAAAAAGAAGCTAGCCAAGCTCCTTAA
- a CDS encoding 60S ribosomal subunit protein L24, putative yields the protein MRIEKCWYCSGNIYPGHGIHFIRNDAKVFRFCRSKCHKHFKAKHNPRKVKWTKIYRKERNKELNDDKIFEFEKIRNEPIKYDRNLYIKTINAIKTIEKIKEKRKMLFYKNRIKEVSDKKINLSLNYIKKNPALLKNTEFENIHKELIAKKQEHIDVTLVRNNFESDEIIKMDENNAIKFSSDIFHEENAQKERKQRENTNVEFV from the exons ATGAGGATAGAAAAATGTTGGTATTGTTCGGGAAACATATATCCAG GGCATGGAATACATTTCATACGAAATGATGCAAAAGTTTTTCGGTTTTGTCGTAGCAAATGTCATAAACATTTTAAGGCAAAACATAATCCACGTAAAGTAAAATggacaaaaatatatcgtAAAGAAAGAAACAAAGAACttaatgatgataaaatatttgagtTTGAAAAAATTCGAAATGAGccaataaaatatgatagaaatttatatataaaaacaattaatgctataaaaacaattgaaaaaattaaagaaaaaagaaaaatgttattttataaaaatagaataaAAGAAGTGtcagataaaaaaattaacttATCCTTAAATTATATCAAGAAAAATCCAgctttattaaaaaataccgaatttgaaaatatacataaagaATTAATTGCTAAGAAACAAGAACATATAGACGTTACGCTAGTTAGGAATAATTTCGAAAGTGatgaaattattaaaatggatgaaaataatgcaattaaattttcttcGGATATATTTCACGAAGAAAATGCACAG AAAGAACGAAAACAACGGGAAAATACAAATGTGGAATTTGTTTGA
- a CDS encoding TATA-box binding protein, putative, translating to MDENDGLNDPDFFLREENHLKDDNYDYNKKKVSMLLNKNNTLEKYNDETNNNCERDVEKYSDKNNQIEDNVINESNLEIIEDIQNYENDDNKFSNIKNKLIHKDIPLKIHNIISSANLDAEINLRLVAVSIKSAEYNPSKINTLIIRINNPKCTALIFKSGRIMLTGTKSKTDSIKGCKKIGKIIKIVTNQNIRLKNFKIENIIASANCNIPVRLEMLAHDHKEYCNYEPELFAGLVYRYKPASNLKSVILIFVSGKIIITGCKSLQKLNTVFQDIYNVLVQYKS from the coding sequence atggatgaAAACGATGGTCTAAATGATCCCGATTTCTTCTTAAGAGAAGAAAATCATTTAAAAGATGATAATtatgattataataaaaaaaaagttagtATGcttttaaacaaaaataatacattgGAGAAATATAACGATGAAACGAATAATAATTGTGAAAGGGATgtagaaaaatattctgataaaaataaccaAATAGAAGACAATGTGATTAATGAAAGCAATTTAGAAATAATAGAGgatattcaaaattatgaaaatgatgataacaaattttctaatataaaaaataaattaattcatAAAGATATACCACttaaaatacataatataatatcatCAGCAAATTTGGATGCAGAAATAAATCTACGACTTGTAGCAGTTTCAATTAAAAGCGCAGAATACAACCCTAGTAAAATTAACACGCTTATAATTCGAATAAATAATCCTAAATGCACAGCATTGATTTTTAAAAGTGGGAGAATAATGCTTACTGGCACAAAAAGTAAAACAGATTCTATAAAGggatgtaaaaaaattggtAAAATCATTAAGATAGTTACTAATCAAAATATCagattaaaaaattttaaaattgaaaatataattgcTAGTGCAAATTGTAATATACCAGTTAGATTAGAGATGCTTGCTCATGATCATAAAGAATATTGCAATTATGAACCCGAGTTATTTGCGGGTTTAGTTTATAGATACAAACCAGCATCAAATTTAAAATCagttattttgatttttgtttctggaaaaattattatcactGGTTGTAAGTCTTTACAAAAACTTAACACTGTTTTTCAAGATATTTACAATGTCCTAGTACAATATAAAAGTTGA
- a CDS encoding histone deacetylase, putative, whose product MKNEINKKYYPLCNKRNEEMDEQIWDYPNDVSCDNEFLFLDIQKEIFKICENSFNEKLYENIFKNQKKYCNNSKNPPYVFHPIYSNAERKVKYSNRHTHRFKINKYENIFNYLNKRGECIYENNYIIPSCDVSKIKKSLFTIHSTDFINKMFNIIKNNEEINLYELNLFSDLIVRYLIEINGTVLSSLMALKHSMCMHIGGGNHHSKRDKGDGFCIFNDIAIAVDFLLFYKIVKSVIILDVDVHQGDGTAEIFQNHKNVKTISLHCKDNYPFLKKKSTIDIELNPYMEDNEYLKIYQNLLNNIKPQKHSIIFYLAGVDISKDDDLGLLLISDHGIYTRDYITYQMAFKNKIPIVTLLSGGYNECDQTLSEKHALTFRAAKAAWATKGKHG is encoded by the exons atgaaaaatgaaataaataaaaaatattatcctCTATGCAACAAAAGAAATGAAGAAATGGATGAACAAATATGGGACTATCCAAATGATGTTAGTTGTGataatgaatttttatttttagatatCCAAAAAGagatatttaaaatatgtgaaaatagttttaatgaaaaactatatgaaaatatttttaaaaatcaaaaaaagtattgtaataattcaaaaaatcCACCTTATGTTTTTCATCCAATATATTCAAATGCTGAAAGAAAAGTGAAATACTCAAACAGACATACACACCGATTTAagattaataaatatgaaaatatatttaattatttaaataaaagaggagaatgtatatatgaaaataattatattattccaTCATGTGATGttagtaaaataaaaaagtcTTTATTTACTATTCATAGTACagattttataaataaaatgtttaatataataaaaaacaatgaagaaataaatttatatgaattaaatttattctCTGATTTAATAGTCAGATATTTAATTGAAATAAATGGAACAGTATTAAGTTCATTAATGGCTTTAAAACATTCTATGTGTATGCATATAGGGGGAGGGAATCACCATTCAAAAAGAGATAAAGGGGATGGgttttgtatatttaatgATATAGCCATAGCTgttgattttttattattttataaaattgttaaaagtgttattatattagaCGTTGATGTGCATCAAGGTGATGGAACAGCagaaatatttcaaaatcacaaaaatgttaaaacaATAAGTTTACATTGTAAAGATAATTatccatttttaaaaaaaaaatcaactATTGATATCGAATTAAATCCATATATGGAAgataatgaatatttaaaaatatatcaaaatcttttaaataatattaaaccTCAAAAACActctataattttttatttggcTGGTGTAGATATAAGCAAAGATGATGATTTAGGTTTGCTTTTAATATCTGATCATGGAATATACACTAGAGATTATATAACTTATCAAATGGcgtttaaaaataaaatcccAATAGTTACTCTTCTTTCTGGGGGATATAATGAATGCGATCAAACATTATCTGAAAAACATGCTCTCACTTTTCG ggCTGCAAAAGCAGCATGGGCTACAAAGGGAAAACATGGATAA